In the genome of Bacillus thuringiensis, the window ATCCGACCTGAAAAATACTTATACTTGCAGAGACATTTGTTAAAGAGCCGCCATCACTATTTGAGAGAGTGATAGTACTTGCTGAAGAGGTGTTATTTATTAAAGTCAATGTTGAAGGGACAACTGTTACGGTAAAAGCAGCAGTACCTTGATTTATTGTATGTGGTGACCCCGTACCAAAACGCCCACCTGGAATTGGTGTACCATTTAGTTCGAGGGAGAATTGGTTTTCGCGAGAAGCTTGTAATTGAAACTCTGCTACATATGTTCCTAGTGTATTAATTATAATATTTCCAGTACCTGTGATGTGACTAAGGGCAGTTCCTGTTATAGGTCCATTTGTGTTAAAAGTAACACTACTTCCCACTGCGATTGATTGGTTAGTAGTATCAAAAACATATAGATAGTTTGTTAACCCTACACTAGCCGCCCCAGTAGGTCCGGTGGAACCGGTAGAGCCAGTATGTCCAGTAGAGCCGGTAGCCCCAGTAGGCCCGGTGGAACCAGTGGAGCCAGTAGAACCGGTAGCCCCAGTAGGCCCGGTGGAACCAGTGGAGCCAGTAGAACCGGTAGCCCCAGTAGGCCCGGTGGAACCAGTGGAGCCAGTAGAACCGGTAGCCCCAGTAGGCCCGGTGGAACCAGTGAAACCAATGGAACCAATAGGTCCAGTGGAACCGGTAGAGCCAGTAGCCCCAGTAGCCCCAGTAGGTCCAGTGGAACCGGTAGAGCCAGTAGAGCCAGTGGAGCCAGTGGAGCCAGTAGCCCCAGTAGCCCCAGTGGAGCCAGTAAGTCCAGTGGAACCAGTAGCCCCGGTAGGTCCAGTAGGAGAATGTGGGAGAATAATACGGTTAATATCTAAAAGTGAAAAGTTAATGAACATATCTTTGTTTTGATAATCTATCGAAATCACCTCACTAGCATGTTTAAAGAAATAGTAAAGTAATAATTTTTATAGGTATTTCATTTCTATATTATTAATGCAACTTATTTTGGAAACAGTAAATAGCTATCATGACTATAGGGTATTAATTTTTAACCTAAATTTTAATAAAACCTTTATTAAAGATAAAGAGCGCTTTTAAAGGCGCTCTGAGACAAGTTTCATGTTGAAAAAGGGAATTGAGGATATTATGTGCATACTGTTTTAGAATGTTGTAAATTTTTAATTAAAAATAAAAAGATCTTATAAAAATTTAAAATTTGTATTATTAGATAGTCACCATACAATAAAATATGCTTGTTTGATATAAATGTGTGTCAAATTTACCAAAATATATTTTGGTATGCATAAGAAAATTAAAATACTTTGTTAGCAAATACTAGCGGCTTCAGTGACAGATGGTAGAAAAAGTTTACGTGGTATTGTAATAATCTCAAGCGCTATTTGCGTGGAATATAGGAGTATTTGAGTTAAATCTAAAGCGAGTGTTAAAAGTATTATGAAGCTTGTAAGAATTACAAAACTACCCCAAAAGAAACTTTTTGAAGTGTTACGGAAATCTTTTATTAAGGAAAAGAAAGAAAAAAATGCAGTAACAATAAGAATGAAAAATTTATACTTATCAGACATTATGACCCTCCTAAATAACAGTAATTTATATTATACCGTATTTTTCAATATTATTATAAAAAGATTTTAAAGTGAATAATAGGAAAAAATAAGGCCATAACTCTTAAAACATTAGTTTTGATTTTATTTTTTAAGAAACGGTATGAAAGATTATAGGCTGGTGATACGAGATTAAATAAGGGGAATCTGCGTGCAGCAAGAGTCCAAAATCAGATTTCTACTAGAGAAAAGTAGTTAGTTGGAGTAGGTAGATTAATAAAAAACGGATGGATGTGGAAACTAAATATTTATGACATTAAGTACAAAGGTCAGGAAATATAGTTTGGTATTCTGAGAATAACCGGAGGTCCGTAGTTAAGGTTGCATAGTATTTATATTTTTTTTCTAATTTTTCAATTGTTGTTAAGTGATGAGAACCTAATCCACGCCGTACACTATGTTGAGAAAGGGTCGGTCCAATTTGCAATTTTCGTTTTTTCATTGCATCGTTCCATGGACTATAAAAAAATTTAAAAATAAAAGCAGGTTCCATGTAAATGCTATAAGGATAATGTGAACCATGTCTCCCGACTCTATAGTTCCCATCCGAATTATTGTGAATTAATCTACCGTTAAGATAAAGTTGATTTGGAGTAGGTTGAATTATTATGCCGTGATAACGTTGTTTAACAAGCGGAGAACTATATCTTGGATTAGTGTAGCCATGAGTCGGTTCATCGATCATCATAATCACTCTTATTGAAAACATATT includes:
- a CDS encoding flagellar hook-length control protein FliK yields the protein MFINFSLLDINRIILPHSPTGPTGATGSTGLTGSTGATGATGSTGSTGSTGSTGSTGPTGATGATGSTGSTGPIGSIGFTGSTGPTGATGSTGSTGSTGPTGATGSTGSTGSTGPTGATGSTGSTGSTGPTGATGSTGHTGSTGSTGPTGAASVGLTNYLYVFDTTNQSIAVGSSVTFNTNGPITGTALSHITGTGNIIINTLGTYVAEFQLQASRENQFSLELNGTPIPGGRFGTGSPHTINQGTAAFTVTVVPSTLTLINNTSSASTITLSNSDGGSLTNVSASISIFQVG
- a CDS encoding glycosyltransferase family 2 protein gives rise to the protein MIKTTLISHFYNEEYLLPWWLMHHTKLFDHGILINRGSTDRSVEICKTFAPNWEIRNSKSLEFDAYLVDQEVMKIEREITGWKMVLNTTEFLCCYNKEKFFKSLNTLGDNMFSIRVIMMIDEPTHGYTNPRYSSPLVKQRYHGIIIQPTPNQLYLNGRLIHNNSDGNYRVGRHGSHYPYSIYMEPAFIFKFFYSPWNDAMKKRKLQIGPTLSQHSVRRGLGSHHLTTIEKLEKKYKYYATLTTDLRLFSEYQTIFPDLCT